CATGGATGAGTCTTTCGCGAAACGGGTGATATCAAAGGGCCATCTAAGCAGACGCCCCGACCAGCGATTTCACTTATATTAGCCAACTCGATTTCTGATCGTGTTGGCGCTTTACGCCCCCTCGGCAGCCGGAAACGCTGTATCCTGCTTTATGCCCGTGCTAATGCCGCTTCATGGGCTGGGTGGGCAACTAGATGGATACCGAAACGCAGGACCGACACGGCCTGACCTGGCAGGTAACGCCCGACCTTCTGGGTGTACTCAACGATTCCGGACTGTTCGAGGCAACCAATCCCGCGTGGGAAGCCACTCTGGGTTATGCCTCAAGCGAAATCGAAAACCGGCGCTTCTTCGATTTCATCCATCCGGAGGATGTCCAGCGTACGCAAGATGCGTTCGAAGCCATCCAGCAAGGCGAGCCGATTCTGAATTTTCGCAATCGGTATCGGCACAAGAGCGGCGAATACCGCTGGCTATCGTGGAACTGCGTGCCCGAGCGAGGCAAATTCTATTGCAGCGCTCGCGATGTCACCGAAGCAGTGGACGACCGCACGGCTCTGCGGAGCAGCGAAGACGAAGCCGCGCTGCGCGAACAATTCATCGCGGTCCTGGGTCATGACTTGCGCAATCCTCTCGCGGCATTGAAGTCCGGCTATGCCTTGCTGGCCAAAGAAGAACTCAGCGCGCGTGGCCAGACTGTCATCGGCCATGGAACGGTAACGCTCAACCGCATGAGCCGCCTGATCGATGACCTGATGGACTTCGCACGGACCCGCTTGGGTAGCGGCCTGTCACTCGACATCACTTCCGGAGAAAGGCTTGAAGTTGCCATCCGCGGAGTCATCCAGGAAATCCGCATCGTTAATCCGGACGTCTCGATACAATCCGAAATCCTGTTGACCGACCCTGTACCTTGCGACGTTGCGCGCGTCTCGCAATTGCTGTCCAACCTCATAGCCAATGCCGTAACACATGGGGACATATCCTCTGTGATATCGGTTCGAGCGTACGAGAACGCGGACGAACTCCTTCTCGAGGTTGAAAACGGTGGCGACCAGATCGAACCGGCAGCTATGGCAAAGCTGTTCGAACCCTTCGTCCGCGAAGAGATCCGTCCATCACAGGAAGGGCTCGGCCTCGGCTTGTTCATCGCCTCCCAGATCGCCCAATCACATGGCGGCAAGTTGGCTGTTAACTCGGATCCGCAGAGTACGATCTTCACATTCCGCATGCCACGAGAGTGAAATCTCAGTCGCCCGCCTGATCGTATTCGAGCATCGAATGCTAACCCAGGTGGTATACTGGCGTTGCTTTTTGTCGCACCACTCGAGGCATGACGATAGAGCTTCGAGCCGCAAGCCACCCTTCCGTTTTGGAACCTAGAATTTCCGTCGGCATTTGCACGTTCCAGAGAATCAGCGTCTCCGATACGCTCCGCTCAATCTCGCAACTCGATAAAGGTCTGGTTCCGGTCGAGATCCTGATTGCAGATAATGACAAAACCGAAAAAGCGCGCCTCAGGATTGAAACGGCCGGTCACCATTTCAAGCTTCCCGTGCGCTACATTCACGCTCCTGCTGGGAACATCTCGGTCGCCCGCAATGCCTGCCTTGATGCCTGCCAGACCCGCTGGCTCGCCTTCATCGACGATGATGAAACAGCTCGGCCCGACTGGCTGTTCCACCTGGCTGAGTTTCGATCCGGGTCTCACGCTATAATTGGTCGATCACAGGCGATCTATTCGCCGGAATTACCCGATTGGGTTGCCGTCTGCGATTTCCATTCCAATCGGATCGAAGGAAATCCTGCTAATGCCTATACTTCCAACGCACTCATCGACGCAGAGTTTGTCAAATCCATCGGTTTGCGTTTCGATCTTGGCCTGGGCGTTACCGGCGGCGAAGATACGATGTTTTTCCGCCAATTGGAGAAAGCGGGCGGGCGGATCGTCTACCAACCGAAATCCGTAGTCGACGAGCCCGTCCCTCCACACCGGGCGACAATGCGCTGGGTACTGAGGCGCTCCTTTCGGTCGGGGCAAACCCACACGAAAGTCACCCAGCAAATAGGATATGAGCGGCTTGGCCTTGTAGCTTGTTCTGCAATTCTCAAGTCGTTGATGTGTTTCCTGGTCAGCGCGATCGGCTTCATCCGTCTCGATCTTGGTAGGAAGTGGCTGCAAAGAGCGTTCCTTCACGCCGGGGTCGTATGGCAAGCTCTCGGTCTCGTTTCGGTAAGTGAATACCGCAATCCCGCGACGAACTGATACCGGGGCTCAATTGGGCACCATTGAAACCGGGATTTTTCCAGCCGCTCTCTCCGAATCGTGGAAGAAAGGGGCAATCGCAACCGAAGAAGCCCAGAAGTCATTGAGAGACGTTCATCATATATGACCTTTCACCAAACGCGCTCAGGCCACGGCCAGCCTCTCCTGCTTGTTCACGGCCTTGGCGGAAGCATTCGATCATGGGATCCAATCTCTCCGACGCTTTCGCGAAGCAGGGAAGTCATTGCCTTGGACCTCCCCGGTCACGGGAGGACGCCCGAAGAGCGCGACAGTGGCACGTTCGACGGGCTGGCGTGCAGCTTGGCCGATTGGCTTGACGCCGAACAGCTTGACGGCATCGATATGGTGGGAAGTTCGATGGGCGCACGGCTGGTGCGCGAAATGGCGCGACGCGGAAAGGCCGGTAGAGTCGTCGCGCTTGATCCGGGCGGCTTCTGGAAAGGGTGGGAGCGTACTTTTTTCCGAACTACCATAACCGCATCGATCGCCCTGGTCCGCGCATTGCGGCCAGCTCTCCCGGCCATCACCAGAAATGTCGCAGGTCGAACTGCGCTCATGATCCAACTTTCCGCAAGGCCGTGGGCGCTAGATCCTGCTTTCCTGTGCCAGGAATTGGAGGCATTGGCAGATACGCGGACAATTCGTTCGCTTGTCGCCGATCTCGCGACGGGAGCGGCCCAAGAGGGCACCCCAGATACGTCAAAACCCGTCGTGATCGGCTGGGGGCGCAAGGATCGGCTGTGCTTACCGCGACAAGCGTGCCGTGCGATGTCGGCGTTTCCAAATGCTGCGATGCATTGGTTTGAGGATAGCGGGCACTTTCCCATGTGGGATCAGCCGGCAGAAACGACCGAACTGATCTTGGGCGACAAGGGTATTTCGCACACTCCTGACGAGCTCACTAAATGCTGACCAGTCAAAAGGCTTGAGTCTTGGACTGCGCCCGCCATGAAAAGTCTTGATCAAGCGGTTGAGGGGGCGCCAAAAAATTCATCCTTTGGCTCAGCTTCGCGGTTGGGGGGTATCGCCTGATTCAATCAAAGCTGGAAATACCCGTAGGATAGTCCCGCGAAGGCTAAGGCTTTAGTCATCCAATTGCGTACGCATACGGCTCGAATCGAACCCGCGCGATGGAATGAGCGTCTGTGATTTCAATCAGTGATATAGGTCGAAAATCCGGACCCATGCGAACACAAGCGACCCTATGCGAACGCTATTTCCTGGTAGCGGAGGAGGGATATGTCGCAAGCACTTATCTAATTGTTTCTCCTCATTTATTTTAGCTCAGATCCAGAAAATACCCCCAGCGATCCCCCGGAAGCCGGCATTTGCGACAGGCCGTTGCAACAGCGCGATTGACCGATCAAGCGCGTGTCGAGCGCCTTTATGGTCGCGCTCTGAATGGCAGAGACTGAGGCTGTAAGCGGACGATCCGCTAGTGGTTTCTTCTGTCGGAAGTTGCCTGTCCGCAAACGACTCCGTTGCGGACGCTCCGGTAAGGGGCTGGTGCCTCAGAGGCCCGGTGGTTCTCTCGCCTTAAGATGCCTAGGCCGGCATGAGTTTTTAAGGAACCCGCCTAGTAGCCAGCCATTGAAGAGCCATGGACATTCAGCAAGACCAACAGAAATTCCGCGACAGCAAACCTTCCCGTCTTGGACGAGGAATCGAGCGGTTGACCCACCCATTTGGCAAGGCGCTAGCTTCCGTCGTGCCGAAAAGTCTTATCGAAGCTGTATTGAAAGGTCTCGACAGCGCGATTGCAGCTCCGCAGCTCGTTCGCTTCGATCATGATACGACCGACATCGCCGCAGCACACCGTGCAGCTAACAAAGTAGCCCGTGCGGCACGAGTCATTAGTGCGACCACTGGCGCAGCCGCAGGTTTGGGCGGCGCGCTTTCGATGAGTGCGGATATCCCTGCAACCATCGGCATCGCCTTGCGCACCATTCGGGATACCGGACGCGCATACGGGTTCGAAGGTGAAGGTGCCGCTGAAAAATTGTTTCGGCTACAGGTTTTGGAGCTAGCCGCGCTCGATGATCCGGAGGAACGTGAGGCGCACATCGCCGATTTGGAAGCAGGCATTGGCGATCAAGGTCAACTGATTCACGCTGATCACGAACATATCACCCCGATTGTTGACCAAGCGGTTGAGCGCGTGTCGCGAGCTATTGCGTTTGCGAGCTTCCGCAGCCGAGCCGGCATGATCGTTCCAATGATCGGATCGGTAGTAGGCGGTGTAGTAAACTCTTCTTTCCAAAATGATGTCGGCAAAGCTGCACGGTTTGCCTTCCAAGCAAGGCATCTAGTTGCAAATGAGCAGTGACGTGCTCCCCTGAAACTCCGCCAGTCTGAGCTAGAGTCCTTCATGAAGGAGGACGGCGATGAAGCGCAGCAGGTTTACCGAGGAGCAGATCATAGCGATCCTGCGGGAGCAGGAGGCTGGATCGACGACGGCGGACGTTTGCCGCAAGCACGGCGTGAGCGGTGCGACGTTCTATAAATGGAAGGCTACCTATGGCGGCATGGACGTGTCGCAGGCGCGCAAACTGAAGATGCTTGAGAGCGAGAATGGCCGGCTGAAGCGGTTGCTGGCAGACGCCATGCTCGACAACGCGGTGCTCAAAGAGGTGGCGTCAAAAAACTGGTGAGGCCTGCCGCTCAGCGCGGGGCAGTCGAGCATGTTCGACTGCTCTTCGAGATCAGCGAGCGTCGGGCCTGTTCCATTCTTGGCGTTGATCGATCGTCGATGCGCTATGCGCATCGGCGTGGTGATGATGGCGACCTTCGGTCGCGTCTTCGTGAGATCGCGCTTGAACGTCGCCGGTTCGGCTATCGGCGGCTTGGGATCATGCTCGCCCGTGAGGGCATCGTGATGAACCACAAGAAGCTGCTGCGACTGTATCGCGAGGAGAACCTGCGTGTGCGGCGTCGCCGGGGCCGCAAGCGTGCGATGGGCACGCGGGCACCGATGACGTTGCCGCAGCGTCCGAACCAGCGCTGGAGCCTGGACTTCGTCAGCGACACGCTGGTGTGTAGCAGGCGCATCCGCATCCTTGCGGTGGTCGACGACTTCACGCGGGAGAATCTCGCACTGGTGGTCGATACGTCGCTGTCGGGCGATCGTGTGGCGCGCGAGCTCGATGCGATCATCGCCGTTCGGGGCAAGCCGCTGATGATCGTGAGCGACAACGGAACGGAGCTGACCAGTCTGGCGATCCTGCGCTGGGCGCAGGATCGGCGGATCGAATGGCACTACATCGCGCCCGGCAAGCCGCAGCAGAACGGCTTCGTCGAAAGCTTCAATGGCCGCTTGCGCGACGAGTGCCTGAACGAAACGCTGTTCGCATCACTGAGCCACGCCCGATCGGTGCTGCGAGCATGGCGCGACGACTACAATCATGTGCGGCCGCATAGCGGGATAGGCGGGCTGACGCCCGCCGAAGTTGCCAGGCAGGTTGCACAACCCCACCCGCCAGGGGACCCTGGCAACCCCGGACTCTACTTATGAGTGGAGGAGAAAAGGGGAGCACGTCAGAGCACGTCAGCAGCCGCCCGCCTAATCCTTTTTCAATCAAATTGCTTGGTTCCGAGCCACTCTCAACGTACATTAGAATGTCGGTGGGGTTTGCTAGTCGGGGAGAACCTTAGCTTGCCGAGAGATTAGTGGGCCAATGGGGAATTGATTTTGAAGAAGCTCGGCATATCACTCATCGCTCTTGCAACACTTTTGCTCATTGCGGTTCTGATTTCTCTGATTCCGAGCGACGCGTGGTTTGTCAGGACCGTTGATCTCGTGCGTGAGCCAATGTCTTACGTTGCTGCGCTCTTGCTAATTCTCGCGCTGTTTCTAGCCAGAGCTCAGCGCTGGGCTGCAGTGACCATGTTTGGGCTGGTCATTCTCATCAACGTCTGGCGCATTTGGCCGTATTCCTTTCTTGCCGAAACGCAACTAGCGCTCGCGGAGGAAACTCCGCAAGCAGCTGAAGCCACGTGTTTTTCCGCGATGTCGGTCAATGTGAAGGTCAAGAACCACCAGTATGACCAGATAATCGCACAAGTGCGAAAGCACGATCCCGATGTATTGTTCTTGATGGAAACCGATGCACGGTGGATCAATCAATTGG
This DNA window, taken from Qipengyuania seohaensis, encodes the following:
- a CDS encoding glycosyltransferase — protein: MTIELRAASHPSVLEPRISVGICTFQRISVSDTLRSISQLDKGLVPVEILIADNDKTEKARLRIETAGHHFKLPVRYIHAPAGNISVARNACLDACQTRWLAFIDDDETARPDWLFHLAEFRSGSHAIIGRSQAIYSPELPDWVAVCDFHSNRIEGNPANAYTSNALIDAEFVKSIGLRFDLGLGVTGGEDTMFFRQLEKAGGRIVYQPKSVVDEPVPPHRATMRWVLRRSFRSGQTHTKVTQQIGYERLGLVACSAILKSLMCFLVSAIGFIRLDLGRKWLQRAFLHAGVVWQALGLVSVSEYRNPATN
- a CDS encoding alpha/beta fold hydrolase, whose protein sequence is MTFHQTRSGHGQPLLLVHGLGGSIRSWDPISPTLSRSREVIALDLPGHGRTPEERDSGTFDGLACSLADWLDAEQLDGIDMVGSSMGARLVREMARRGKAGRVVALDPGGFWKGWERTFFRTTITASIALVRALRPALPAITRNVAGRTALMIQLSARPWALDPAFLCQELEALADTRTIRSLVADLATGAAQEGTPDTSKPVVIGWGRKDRLCLPRQACRAMSAFPNAAMHWFEDSGHFPMWDQPAETTELILGDKGISHTPDELTKC
- a CDS encoding PAS domain-containing sensor histidine kinase, whose product is MDTETQDRHGLTWQVTPDLLGVLNDSGLFEATNPAWEATLGYASSEIENRRFFDFIHPEDVQRTQDAFEAIQQGEPILNFRNRYRHKSGEYRWLSWNCVPERGKFYCSARDVTEAVDDRTALRSSEDEAALREQFIAVLGHDLRNPLAALKSGYALLAKEELSARGQTVIGHGTVTLNRMSRLIDDLMDFARTRLGSGLSLDITSGERLEVAIRGVIQEIRIVNPDVSIQSEILLTDPVPCDVARVSQLLSNLIANAVTHGDISSVISVRAYENADELLLEVENGGDQIEPAAMAKLFEPFVREEIRPSQEGLGLGLFIASQIAQSHGGKLAVNSDPQSTIFTFRMPRE
- a CDS encoding EcsC family protein, with the translated sequence MDIQQDQQKFRDSKPSRLGRGIERLTHPFGKALASVVPKSLIEAVLKGLDSAIAAPQLVRFDHDTTDIAAAHRAANKVARAARVISATTGAAAGLGGALSMSADIPATIGIALRTIRDTGRAYGFEGEGAAEKLFRLQVLELAALDDPEEREAHIADLEAGIGDQGQLIHADHEHITPIVDQAVERVSRAIAFASFRSRAGMIVPMIGSVVGGVVNSSFQNDVGKAARFAFQARHLVANEQ
- a CDS encoding IS3 family transposase (programmed frameshift), giving the protein MKRSRFTEEQIIAILREQEAGSTTADVCRKHGVSGATFYKWKATYGGMDVSQARKLKMLESENGRLKRLLADAMLDNAVLKEVAFKKLVRPAAQRGAVEHVRLLFEISERRACSILGVDRSSMRYAHRRGDDGDLRSRLREIALERRRFGYRRLGIMLAREGIVMNHKKLLRLYREENLRVRRRRGRKRAMGTRAPMTLPQRPNQRWSLDFVSDTLVCSRRIRILAVVDDFTRENLALVVDTSLSGDRVARELDAIIAVRGKPLMIVSDNGTELTSLAILRWAQDRRIEWHYIAPGKPQQNGFVESFNGRLRDECLNETLFASLSHARSVLRAWRDDYNHVRPHSGIGGLTPAEVARQVAQPHPPGDPGNPGLYL